The genomic window CATTTCGGATATTGACAACTGAGATGAGGTAAGCGGATTGCTAGGCTATTCGAGTGTCCCTCGAGCTTTATATCCGCTCGACTGTTTCTCTAAAGATTCTTTAATTAGTTATAAGCTGCGTGACATTTGGTAGGCCACGGAAAGGAGACTTTGAAAAATGAAGCTTTAATAACATTCCAATGGGTCTTAACTTGACGTAAACATTTAATGATTTGAAAAATAGTTTGGGTATTGTTAGCATAGCTTAGCTAGTAGCTTGCTTGTTAGCTTAACCGTAACCCTAAATCTTGGTCTGTCTAGCTTACTATAGTACACATTTCATAATTTGACTATGGTTAGCCTAGCTTTACTTGACTAACACAAGTTAACAGTCCAAATGCAGTTATTGCTAGCATAGTGTAGCTTTGAGTGTACAAGAAACATGTCACACGTAGCATGACTTAGCTTAGCGTCATTTCGTTATTACTAGCTTAACAGAGTCAATAAGCTTAGCTTTGtcaatacatatataatttggCAAACTTGCCAACTTTTTAGtgagaaaagtagctattggctgtcctagaagtcgcatgatgatgtcattggttaatttgcatatatttgcattttatgttGTACCCCCATACTGTAGGAAGACTATGGTTAGCCTAGCTTTACTTGGCTAACACAAGTTAACAGGCCAAATGCAGTTATTGCTAGCATAGTGTAGCTTTGAGTATATAAGaaacatgtcacatgacttaGCTTAGCGTCATTTAGTTATTACTAGCTTAACAGAGTCAATAAGCTTAGCTTTGTCAATACATATTTAATTCTTCGATTGTGGTTAGCCTAGCTTGATTTAGCCGATACAAGTTGCCAACTCTTCAGtgagaaaagtagctattggctgtcctagaagtcacatgatgatgtcattggttaatttgcatattatttgccttttatgttGTACCCcttactgtaaaaaaacagaACCTTGTAGGAGAGACAAATAAGATTTTAGAGTTTAGGactacaaataaacttgatcacttcataaaaataaaataattataacccTTCAAGGGTCAAAGTTGCGAAATTGTGACGATCCATAGACACAAATATGATGACGTGTAGTTACTATTTTACACTAGGAGATATATCAATATTTCcgtccccaaataccagaaataGCTACATTTGGCGCTAGTCGCTTTAAGGAAAATGTCGCCAAGAGGGTTTGGAATGTCACCAGATTTAGCGACAAGGTAGTAAAGGTGGCAACACAGTAAACAGGTTAAAATTAGTCACTCAATTACGGCTAGCATGCATAGCTTAGGTTCAACAATACCAGCAAGGCATTTAAGATCATTATCAATACCTATAATtgtcggcccgatatcagcataaaatgccatatcggttcatattggtatcagattttttccccgTTAATGAAAACCGAcattaaaaatactgtatacaatatAAACGTGTtaattccaccacaggagatgtcATGTTACAAATGTCGGCATTGGAAatatgttgggttttttttgcaaaatagccaatatcggacatccctagtcaGCTGTTTGTTGTTAATAATTTAGCTTACATAGTCCATCAATAACAGTAAAGTAAACAAGTTTAGTCATGTGATTACTGTTAGCATAGCTTAGCTTTGCGTATGCCAGCAATACACAGTTAGCTATTATTTATATAGCAAAACAACCCATATTGGTCATTGAATTATCCATAGCTTATTTTATCTCAGATTAATATAAACAAACTAAAAACCTCATCCTCGACAAACATCCGCGTCAAAAGCCTCCTGTTCCGCTCCTGCTTCcaatttcattttcacttttttaaaattctaccagcagcctcctcctcttcctcctccctgcAAATCCCTAAGTCAAGGTCACGGGAGAAAGTGTGTGAGAAATGTTTTTCCTGTCAAGTCGACAGGAGAAAAACCTCAATAAATCGTGTCCGACGGGATTAGAAAGTGGCGTAGATATTTCGCAAAGCTAATCCTGGTCAGATTAACAACGGTCTAAATAGTGATCATGTCTCCTATTATGTGTTTGCTCTTCTCTCGCTTCAGGAAACCGTCCCGAAGTCGTCATTCCCTTCATGAGGCAGGAACAGAGAGGATCAGCAAGGTATCCTGATTTACGGACTTGAAGAGACGCCGACGACAAGTGTGACGtatgtaaaaaagaaaaatgaaaaaaaacccagtttattttttttttaaacttgctgtGCTGTTATTGTGTCCAACGAGGATACTTGGGATATTTTACGTGGTTTTGTGTATGCGGAACACCGGGcacaatattatttattcacattttgtgtgtttacaaCTTCTCAACATTCGCTAAAAAGCTGCAATTCAACAACTTGGCCACTAGGTGGAGCATCTATGccctaaaacaggggtgtccaaactttttccacagagagctgcatactgaaaaatgaattttcagctttttaaatttacaaatatttcatttttttcatctgaatatcaagactttattcacatattttgactttctcataatattataactttttcccaatccaattttcccaaaaataatgattgtcattgtattaacttaaaataatatatatattgttttaaatatttgaactttattgtttttttgagagccacatattgttttaaatatttgaactttattaaaattttctCATAAGATTTTTTTTGAGAGCAACAGGCTACCAAAATACTgttcttttttctatttttgccattttttttcttttaatgtgcTGCGGACCACAAAAGgctcccgggccgcactttggacacccctaccctAATAGTACTTTGATCCATTTGTGTGCGTTGTGGTCATGTACAACCTTATAAGCTTATTTTCCTTTGCGATAACACTTCTATTTAAAGCTGCATTTGCGCTGTTGAATTCCATGTGATGATCTAATTCCCGATTTAAATCAGACGCTaatagttagctaatagctgtaTCTCACTTGCTAACTAGAGTATTATTTATAGTCATCAACATACTGCACACCTGCCAGCTAATAATGAAACAGAGAATAAGTATTCAACTGATTAATGGGTGTACCGGCCCTTTAAATCCAATATAAGCACGATGTGTCATAATGGATTCATGAGCAATCACTTATTTACTTCAAatattgtggggaaaaaaatgatattaattGCATTTGAAGTGGAAGAGTGGTCATTTTTATTCCGTTTTTAGCTCAACGTCCTCTCCCTGTGTAAGTAGTGGTTACCATGGAAACAGCAGCTAGACTCGACCTTCAATCAACGGCAGTATACGacagcgtgtgtgcgtgtgtgcgacTTCGGGCCTTGTTAAGAGACGCGAAAAACTGTTGTATAGAGAAGACGAAAAAAATCAAagcaaatgtacatttttttgtataaatatttttatcaaaAGGCATGTTTAATGTAACTTTGTATTTTCAGTTGatgtataaaaacaaaagaagaagaaagttgtgGTATATCACCACCGCTGTAAGGACATTATTAGACAGTTCATTCAGCCATTGTGTATATAACAATTTGTGTTCCGATGATTCAATAAAGTTTGTGTCACGTTTAATtaaaccaatgttgtaataggttccctttacaaaaaaaagtgttagcaTTGGGGATGTATCACGATATAAAAcggtataaaaagctacaaaccttaagcaatataatgaaatacactcaAATTGTACAGCAtgtgtatttattggtaacaatctggcaaacTTTTCTAATTGGATGTCATTCTCCGAACACGTTGCTACTAAatattcaacaaactgtaatgtaaaggaagatgtagtcacccatgcaattccgacactcttgtttacacagttagatgcttttattttgaaggccggtaGTAAATCTTATACTATGAGTTGGGTTACAAGAACAAACGTGCTTCCCGTCTTCACTCAGAATATGCATGCCGTCATCCCACCTTGTGAGAAACATTGAAGATACCACACAAGCATGCTAAACCAAGCTAACccccgctagcttccattcaacCTTGGCCGGTGTTTATCAGTTTTAGGGGGTAAAACTGATGTAAATGAGtcaatgtttttgtcatttaaagCGAAGGAAGAATGTTCCTCTCTCTGGCTCCCAAGTTCCCTCGACACCCCAGCTCGGTGGTGGGTACATCGGAGGCCGGCCATTTTGTCATGCAAGGCTGTCCTTTAATAGACACGCAGATCAATATTCCATTGGGTCTTGGAATGAGGCTGGGATGGAGGACGGCGGCAAATTCATTTTATTCTCCTCTGAGTCAGATAGGGCATGATAGAACGTAGAGGAGAAGATGAGTTGTACAGTATTAGAAATGCATAGTGtgatgtcattttgtctttAGATATACAGTAATTTGTGGTTTATTGGTTCTAGAGCCAGtcatgatgagtgaatttctgcaaagtaggattctttattcataaattgaatgttttcaagcatagaaaatgtgcttaccaccttttaaaatattgattttaacattatttgagccctCTAATCAATATtacgctcatattacccaatatagtacacataataacacaatgtaaaatatttgcgggggtgctggagcctatcccagctgtcttcgggcaagaggcggggtacaccctggactggtcgccagccagccaatcacggggcacatatagacaaacaaccattcacactcacattcatacctatggacaatttggagtcgccaattaacctagcatgtttttggaatgtgggaggaaacattccttaacattcattaaactttcagaccgttttagttgtagtaaatacatctgcatcttatacttttgatgatgtgtgtctttatttgaggagcccagagaggggctaacgtcattgcagcaccccaatgcaatgcaatacagtatgggaaaacttttaaggagttgtttttttaaaatattcatattggtacatgtttgtatatatgagtgtgaagttgctgtatgatgactttagtgactgttatattgttataaacaatatttttatacactatactgttatacacaatcacagggcacatatagacaaacaaccattcacactcacattcatacctatggacaatttggagtcgccaattaacctagcatgtttttggaatgtgggacgaaaccggagtacccggagaaaacccacgcatgcacgtggagaacatgcaaactccacacagagatatggccgagggtggaattgaactcgtgtctcctagcccACCACAGTTTGACGAAATCTCCCACTTGCCTAGTTCACATGTGTACAATTCATTTTGATCCTAGTACTTTAATTATGAGCCTTAATTACCTGGTGGCCAACTATAGTATCagagcaggtgtgtgtgtgtatgtgtgtgtgagaatgtTTCACAGTCTAACACAAAGCAAATGGGAGCAGCTGTGTGCAGTCACACCACTCAAGCTGCAGCGTAATGGTGTGTTGCAGACCCTGTCGGTCCTCATTAACCCCACGCTGTTACCTTCCTTTTATCATCACTGTGGAGAAATTGCTTCTAAAGGGTAGTAGAAGGAGTATGTCTCCAGAAATACTACAAACTAAATCCATCAACAGGatacagcacaaaaacacactttttgaATGGACTTTAATGCTTAGAGGCGAGCATTTATGTTCATtgtaacattttagcattgtagcatttttgtacaCATGCAGAATGGTGACGATCGTTCATGTTTTGCcaaattatttttcactttttaacataGCATGAGCGTAAATGCACGTCCATTGAATCATTTTGGCCCACAATAGAAATGATGTGTCAGttatgaacgaacgggtcaaaagaactagttctgtttttttatgaacGGAATAaacaaggtcaccgcccctaaaatacccgttcagttgcaaatgctttttttttttgattgactggagagtcagttcaccgttccctTTGTAGGGCGGGattatctgcgtgcttgcctgtcttatcctatcattGTGCTTCGCTCTGtgagtgggtggggttagctgactgaaagaccgagtcAATCTCTCTGTCTCGGTCTTTCtgactagttcttttgacccgttcgttcatgaccgacacaccactaactgaccgacactcgtcggccgttcattcatgaccgacacactatataaaaaaatatatatatataaaatatatcctCCAGATCCGAACGTCTCAGCTCCCCGgtccacaataataaaaattattattacattcattcattcattttctaccgcttttcctcacgagggtcgcggggggtgctggagcctatcccagctgtcttcgggcgtaaggcggggtacaccctagactggtcgccagccaatcacagggcacatatagacaaacaaccattcacactcacattcatacctatggatgtgagtcgccaattaacctagcatgtttttggaatgtgggaggaaaccggagtacccggagaaaacccacgcatgcacggggagaacatgcaaactccacacagagatgcctaagggtgggattgaaccctggtctcctagctgtgaggtctgtgcgctaacccctagaccaccgtgccgcccttattattatatattatatataatatattatcatatattatatataatatatattttaaaatatatatatatataaaataatactttttatgtattatatatattataaatatatataaaatgtgtgtgtatatatatatgtatatgtatatatgtatatatatgtatatatatatatatatatatatgtgtgtatatatatatatatatatatatatatatatgtgtgtatatatatatatatatatgtatatatatatatatatgtatatgtgtaaaataataatttttattattgtggacCGGGGAGCTGAGATGTTCGGATCCGGAGGGCTGTTATAATACTTCAGATTTCAAGGTACGTGAACGAATCGTTCAACGAACGTGAACATTAGTGAATGGACTGACTCGATACGGCCGACCGGGTCTaccaaaataacccaaatgaatgaaatgaacggatctttttactgaataaaccggaatgatccggttcactgaaatgaacgggtTTGCCCACCACAACACAATAGCATTAGTGTGAAATTTACATTCATGGAGAGCATCACTCCGAATAAATCATCTTAGTTTGTTGACACGTGATAACTTATAAAGCTTTGTCTCTCAGTGAATGCTAATCTCGTCTCTGAGCATCATACATATCAGTGATTTTGTGTCGTATTTTTGATGCATGGCGTGTAAGATAATTAGTATTTGATGAATGGCGTTAATGTAAATGCTATTCTGACGGCACGCATGCTGCCTCCGGGGGATTTGGCGGCGCATCGTAGAGATGAATGCTGAGAGAAACGACAAGCGGTAACTGTTCAGCTTGTAAAATGTCAGATGAAATGGTGCAACCTTTTTGGAAAGGTTAGCCataacaaggatatgtgctgtGTAATCCCTACAGAAAAGTGATGATGAAGGCATCCGAGGAAGAAGTAAATGTGCCAACCATTAGTAAGATGACGTGGAGGTAATATTACTACATTTGGCAACACACCTGCTGCGGCTAATATGAGCAGAGCCAGGAAAGTTAATGTTATAAACGAAGGCATTCGGTgtcatggatgatggatggcgAGGACCTCTATACGTCAGTTTACAGCGTTGTATCCGGATGTCTTCAAGCAGGTAACATTTACACTCAATTTTAGCGACATTAGCTcaattttaatgacatttagCATTAGCCTGACAAGCTAACACAAGTGGCAACCTTCGGTCATGTTTTGATTTTGCGACATTCCATTTGTTTGGCTGGGGTTTTTTTAAGCTTCCATTTGATGTTGAGCCAATTTTTAACTATATGTGATAGATAAACTAGATAAAATGTCACTCTTATACATTATATTTCTTCTAGCCACCAAGCTAGCTCGCAGGTAACATTTACACTCAATTTTAACGACATTTAGCATTCGCCTGACAAGCTAACACAAGTGGCAACCTTTGGTCATGTTTTGATTTTGCGACATTCCATTTGGTTGGGGGTTTTTTTAGCTTCcaattgatgttgatgttgagcCAATTTTTAACTATATGTGATAGATAAACTAGATAAAATATCACTGTTATACATTATGTTTCTTCTAGCCATCAAGCTAGCTCGTAGGTAACATCCATTCAATTTTAGCGAAATTAGCATTAGTCTGACAAGCTAACACAAGTGGCAACCTTTGGTCATGTTTTGATTTTGCGACATTCCATTTGtttggttgggtttttttttagcttccaCTTGATGTTGAGGCATTTTTTAACTACATGTGATATATAAACTTGATAAAATGTCACTCTTATACATTATATTTCTTCTAGCCACCAAGCTAGCTCACCGCTAACTAGCTACAGCTGTTGATACATTATCTTAAAAACTGTTGTTCCTGCTTACCTCTAGATGGCGCCAGAGTACCACAACTGGTACTCGCACAACACTTTATGAATATGTAGTTGTTTGGGGGTTTTAAATTAAACCATCTATCCTACATTCCTCCCGGATCGTTTCTAAATGTGCCTTTAATTGGAATATTCAAATTCATGTAGCCCAAATCTAGTGAAATTAATCTTTTATGTGCCGAGACGCTAGGGTGCACATTACATCCAAATGTGTCAACAACAAAATTCAATTTGGACCaaaccctctctctctctttctctctcttagTGTTGCACAACATTTAACAAACGTGACATTCTACCTTGAGTTACATGAAGCGCTTTTTGACCTTACTGTTTAATCCAAGGAGGAGTACCTCTTTTGAATGTGAGTGCAACATTTCACAGAGCAGAAAGCCATTCATCCATGGAAGAGAGGAGGAGGCTTCTCCTTGTAGAATGGATGTGTGGGAGTGAACGGACACACACTCCTAAAGAGTGACGTTTAGTTGTGTCGCAGTGAGACGTGttggaggagggagggagggtgaCATGCTTCAAATAGGCCCTTCCAGTCCTCATTGGGATTCTGGAAGCTTTCTCCAATGTACACAGGTCCATATGAATGTGGATAAACCCGCCTACAGCACCACCCTGTGGACATTGACGAGTATTGCAGTCAGACAGTATACTTGCTTTATTTACATTACAAATGTCAGCTTTTCCATCGCTTTAGAGTTCAATACACTCTGAGAAAATGTTATTGGAATGATGAAGTTGGTTAAAAATAAGCTTAATTGCGTTTCCTTATAGTAGcatgacaataaataataggAAATGTACAAGTTTTACATGATTTATTGTTCTACTTAGTCATCTGTAGGGTTGCAAAAGAAACCAAAACCTTTCACTTAGCTATCCGGTAGCTACAGTATAATAGAGTATCATAGCTGAGAGAAGAGCTGAGCAGCGTTGTCAACGTTCACACATTCCTTTGGCGGCTCTTTGGCAATCTAAAAGAAAGACATTTCAGCAGATTATATCAACACATATGACCCGACCACCTAATCGTATTCTCACCGGCGTTTGTTTCTTTGGTTCCGGAGCCACACTTTTGGAAACACTGATCACATCCCTCTGGACCTCAGAGAAGATCTGATTGAGGTTTTCCACCTTCTCGTTCTTCACTGCGTTGATCTGCGGAGGCACAGGTTACACTGGAGCACTAACACAAAAATGAGatttaatatagtaataataaataagcttACATGTTTGAGCGTCGTCCTCACaggttttgctttgtttttggcCTTCATGTGCATGCTGGCCACTTGGAAGacatttgtcgttttttttaccctttgctTGTTTTTGCCCATGTTGTCTGGTTGGAGAGTAAATCAGTCATTCATGTCTTACATATTCATAAATACTGTAAACAATCAGATCAAAACAGTTCtatgtaaaatacagtaatatacagATGGTTATAGAAGAATATTACCTAAACATTCTAGTAACGCAACGTGGTTCTATTCATGATCTACTCTACACTAaatttaaaacacaaatacaagtaTGACATCATATCGGGAAACACATGGagtaatgctacatgctaacattccATTTGACTGCATGTTATTTTCATCTTTTGTCGAacaattattgattatttacgTGTCACCGGTGCTAGAACGCATTTAATTGCTCTGTAGTTGTTCATTAAGagagaaataaatatgaatcTGTACTTTACGTACCTATCGGTGTGGACACGTTGGTGTTTATGTTCCGGAGAGCTAAGCGTCCATCATGGATGACGTCATCATTATAAGACCGTCAACAGGAGGATTTCTTGCTCGGTGAGTACATTTTCTTTACCtcattaatgtgtttttttttagtaaaaaaaaaaggttaaccAGCTCGCTTATTTTGTTTATAAGTAGCTGTTACAATATTTTCGCGGAATAACCTTCAAAACATGCTACTATTATTGTGAAACCCGTATTGAAGGGGCGCTACAAAATGTcgatatttaattaattttaaaatatgttttgtgacTTTTAACGAACCCTTTGTATTCCCAATTAAGGTAATGTACCTTAAAACAAGTAATTATTAGAAATTCAGACTTTTCAGGCTAGCGGTTGTACATTATTGTAAGCAGGAAGTTGAGAttggtgacttcctgtttgaatGCGCATCAAAATAAATGCTCGTTTGTGTACAGCTGCTCCCAAAATGTTCGTGTATATTTTAATAgagttaattatattaatttaattgttgAATATGTGATATTGTATGAGTATATTGTGATATTTTACTACAGTATTATCTTACTATTTACTGTGATTTCCTTAGCCGCCTGCAGGTGTCACTGTAGCACCACCACAGTGTATGGATTATGCGTTCACTCATAGCAACCTATAGAATGATTAAACGTCAAGGCTTTGGAGCACATAACAATTCAAAGAATGGCCTTTCTTCACCTCCGTAAACATCTATTTCACTCGGGACAGCTTTATTTCCCTCATACCGACAGCACTCGGGGAGACCTATTGTTGTGGATCTACTCCATTTAAAGGCACGTAGGTGGCATACGTATACAGAGTAGAGAGACGGCGTCATAAAGAAGGTGGAAGCCGAACCATTCTGTCATGCAGAACCGTGCAGTTCGGATATCGGTGCAAGAGTAACGAATGAAAGCATGGTTGTACCTTCCGTTATTGCAGCATTTTGTGAGTTCGGGTTGGGTTTCCACTGTGGATTTATTGTAGGAGACAGAAAAGCTACTATCGATCCACTGAATCCAGACTTGTGTCGCTGAGTGGACTCGGCTCCGGTCCTCCGTATTTATAAGGCGGCTTCAGTAAGGGAGGGGGCGAGTGGGGggtgcatacatatatatacaagcGTCCAGCTGCCAGATGGGGGCTTTACTGCAGCAGCTCTTGCAAAACCTCATTGGTCCAAAAATGGCTCATGCATGGGGATACGCTGCGAATAacggtaattattattattattattattattgtattctaAGCAATTAAAGCGTGCAGGTGGATTATTTTTGCACCATGTGATATTCTGCATCAAACATATTTTGTCCCTCTTCAGGACCAGACAAATGGGTGGATTCTTTCCCCATCGCCAACGGACCGCGTCAGTCCCCCATTGACATCGTACCGGGCCATGCGTCCTACGACGGCGGGCTGAAGCCGCTCAACCTCAAGTACGACCCGTCCACCTGCCTGGACATCCTCAACAATGGCCATTCCTTCCAGGTCACCTTCATGGATGACACCGACAGCTCCAGTGAGTACCGCCGTGCATGCAAGCAGCTTGTGTGTGACGTCATATAGTGCagggaaaataatataaacatagcattcataaaaatgcatgcgtGATTTTATTGTGTACCAATATTTGTACAGTGAGCACTCAGTTTTTGCTGCTGGGTAGCTGAATAGACGGTACAAGAGGGAGAATGGTGGTTCATTCCAAGAACAAAGCAGACCTCTGCAGCAAATTAGaacaaaagcacacaaaaaaatatttgaggcgctaaaataaaataacatttgacaATAATATGTGAAATAATATGAGAATTAGTCATAAGTAGATGATGAATGAACCAAAAATCAGACTattgcaagaataaaatcatcattttaaagggtggggaaaaaacctaaataataacaaaaacattccccaaataaagtaataataatcttcccaaataaaataatatagttaATATTATATCTTCAATGATTAATTGTAATAGTATGAGACAAAGGTCACccttttatgacaataatgtgGAACTATTACATGAATTACATTATGCGAATGTAAATATTCTactattacaggaataaagtagtcattttacaagggaagaaaatgaaataattccATAATAATATGGTGGCAATGTTCAGTAAGGATTTTATGGGAATGAAgatgtaattttattaaataaaatgtatatattacaagaataaagttgtcatttttacatttattattatattgtatattattatttattattaaaacatttaaatatgttattttaggaaattaaatcattttatgagaatgaaacattaaaattaaaaacaataaagtaGTATTTCCATGGCATTATAATAGCAATAATCATTttaagaagagaaaaaagtgttaatgttatgagggaaaaaaagatgatggtgaaatattatattataatattatgctgggagtaaagtccaaatatttcaataaaagatggaattttataattttatgacaatttacGCCTTTACTATTTAGTGTCGCCCCTAACAGATGCTTGCAGAATTTATGTTGTCGTTATTAAAAGATGGCCCACCCTCCTTTGTCCAGATTAGATGTGTGTGTAGAGATTACGGTTACATAATCTACTCGGGATGGTTTAGTGCAAATAGAAACACAGAATAAAAGAAACGAGGGTGGAAGATCTTTAAGGTGATCCCCGTTTCCCGTTTTCGCCGAGTGACATTTAGTCAcgcatcatgtgtgtgtgtgacagataTTTAATAAAAGATCAGACGTGTGTTGTAGTAGAGGAAGCTAGCGTGTTTATAAATAACCGCATGACGTAACAGGATGTTACAATTCAAGACTTGACCCCCTCAGGTGAATAGCAGGAGGAAGTGGCCTCCCGGGAAAGACGGCCGTCTGCCGCTGTCACCCTTTATATTCCGTTTCGGGGACTTCTCATTGGCTCTCactctttatgtttttgtcccATGCAGTTCTGACCGGCGGTCCCATCTCGGGTGTGTACCGGCTCAAGCAGTTCCACTTCCACTGGGGGGCTTCTGACGACAGGGGCTCCGAGCACACGGTGGCCGGGAACAAGTACCCCGCTGAGGTTAGGATACTCTGCGTGATGGGTGTCTAATCTGATATCATGAGGACGGATGAAGTAATCCGCTTACTTGACAAAACATGCTTTTGGGTTTATTTCGGCTTCCCATcatcccccccctcccttcttcCAGAATTCCCATTATTGTGCCTTTTCCTGAAATGACTTTCTTCAGGCTTTTGATtggctaaaatgacattatgagGAAATTCCAGACCATAGAAAGTGCAAAATCAAAGTAATACCAATCAAGAAGCTTGCTAATCAAGCCACagatttattgcacagttattgcacggtttattgcacattATGGCTT from Doryrhamphus excisus isolate RoL2022-K1 chromosome 21, RoL_Dexc_1.0, whole genome shotgun sequence includes these protein-coding regions:
- the rbis gene encoding ribosomal biogenesis factor — encoded protein: MGKNKQRVKKTTNVFQVASMHMKAKNKAKPVRTTLKHINAVKNEKVENLNQIFSEVQRDVISVSKSVAPEPKKQTPIAKEPPKECVNVDNAAQLFSQL